AGACGTTGAGTGGCGACTCATGCTCACGTAATTCACGAAAGACTTTGCCGGTACCGTAAACGGCCGCCGAAGAAGCATAGAGATAAGGAATGCGCTTATCCTGACAGTAATGCAACAGGACTTTGGAATATTCGTAGTTGTTACCCATCATATAAACACCATTATGTTCCATGGTGTCGGAACAGGCGCCCTCGTGCAGGATGGCCTTGAATTTCTTTTTGAAATAGCCGCTGTTAACTTGCTCGAGAAAATCGCGCTTGTCGAGATAATCCGCAATTTCACAATCCACCAGATTCCTGAATTTGTCGCCGTGCTCCAGATCGTCCACAACGATAATATCTTTTTCGCCACGTTCATTGAGGGCCTTGACCAGATTGGCCCCGATAAAACCGGCTCCACCCGTAACGACGTACATCATCCCTCCTGCAAAGACAGTTCGTGCAAAATTTCCGCGGGGCTCGCCGTCGCCGCACCGAGCTTACCGACGACGATGCCCGCGGCGATGTTGGCCAGCTGCAGGGCGTCTTCCAGCCCGCTGCCAACGGCCCAAGCGCAGCCGATCGCCGCGATCACCGTATCGCCGGCGCCTGTCACGTCAAACACTTCCTGGGCGCGCGCCGGGATATGCAGGGCCCGTCCACCCTTTTGCACCAGACTCATGCCTTTCTCGCCGCGTGTCACCAGAATACCACCCAGGTCCAGATCCTGGATCAGCTTTACGGCCCGCCGCTCAAGATCAGCGTCGTCGCGGAAACGGCCGGCCACCTGTTCGAATTCCTTGCGGTTCGGGGTGATCAGGTTCGCACCGCGGTAACCACTGTAATCGTCGCCCTTGGGATCGATCACCACCGGACGGGAGACAGCACGCGCCGCCTGGATCATTTCCTGGATGTTGCTCAATCCGCCCTTGCCATAATCCGAAACGATGACGGCATCGTATTCAGGAAGATGCTTGAGGTAGTTGTCGAGAAGTTTGACGCGTGCGTCCTTGCTGACCGGGCTGTCAAAATCGATCCGCAACATTTGCTGGTGCAGATGTTTGGAAACGACGCGCAACTTGACGGTCGTATTCACCAACTTGTCCCGCTCCAGGCGACAGTGGATGTCGTCCTTGTCCAGCAGCTGCTCGAGGCTGTCCGCTTCGCGGTCGTCACCGCTGATGGAAAACAGGGTGCACGCGGCACCCAGCTTGCGCACGTTCCGCGCCACGTTGGCGGCGCCGCCTGGAAGCTCTTTTGCTTCCTTCACTGCCACCACGGGCACCGGCGCCTCGGGCGAAATGCGCTCAACGTCGCCGTACCAGTAGCGGTCGAGCATGGCATCGCCCACAACCAATACCTTGGCACGGGCAATTTTTTCAAGAAGCGGCGGCAGCATGTTTGTTAATTTTCTTGGTAATGAATCTATCGCCCGATGCACATCGATCTTGCCGGGCAGGGAATTAAAGGTATTATCGGGGCATTTCTCATGGCTGTCGATTGGTGACGTTCCAATAAAGATTCAACGGATCAGGATTTCACGGTTGATGGCGTCCAGCACCGCCGCGGGATCCGGGGCGCGCGTCACCGGCCGACCAATCACCAGATAATCCGCGCCTTCGGTCACGGCATCCACCGGCGTGCGCGTGCGGCGCTGGTCGTCCATGGCATCTCCGGCCTGTCTGATGCCTGGGGTAACCAGAACAAATTCCTTCCCGAAGCGGCGACGTAACAGCGCCGCTTCGAGAGGCGAGCACACCACACCATTCAAACCGGCGTCCTGAGCAATGCCCGCCAAACGTTCCACCTGACGTTCGGTTCCACGCGCAAGCCCAATCTCGGGCAACTCATCATCGTTGTGGCTGGTCAAAAGTGTCACGCCGACCAGCAATGGACGATGCTTCGAACGTTCAATGGCTTCACGCGCCGCCACCAGCATTCTTTTCCCGCCGAGGACATGCACATTCAGCATCCACACGCCCAGCTCAGCCGCCTGCGAGCAGGCATGCGCAACAGTAGTAGGTATATCGTGGTATTTCAGGTCAAGAAAAACGTCAAAATTCCGGGCCGCCAGATGCTCCACCAGGCCGGGACCGGCCGCGGTAAAAAGCTCCATCCCGACCTTGAGCCGGCATCGTGAGGGCGTTACGCGTTTGACGAATGCCTTCGCCGTATCGGCGTCGGTGAAATCCAGGGCGACAATAACACGCGGATCCGCCATCACTCCTCCTGCACCGGCTTGATGGTGTTCCAGTGATTGCACCCGGGGCACATCCAGTGGAGTGCTTTCCCTTTGAAGCCGCACTCCCCACAGGCATAACCGAGATGCTGCGTGCGCAGCTCCTCGATAATGCCCTTCAGCATCAGCAGATCGTTGCGGGCAGAGTCTTTGGCCTTGATCAGATTGAGCTCCAGTAACTTGTGCAATCCATGAACATTCGGCGTGCGGCGCAGCCATTCGATAATGAATTTCTCCGCTGCCTCGACACCTTCACGGCTGCTGATGACATCGGCAAAAGTCAAAGCAAGCGACACCCCGCCATGGCGTCGCAGAGCGACATTAAAATAATCATAAAGTCCCTGCTCATCGCCCAGCTGCCGGAACGCTTCAGCGATTCGCTCGGCTACCTCGCCCAGGTAATGGATATCCTGTTTCTCAATCTGCTGCCACTGCTCTATCGCACGAGGGTGATTGCCTTCCAGGACATCGACATCGCCGAGCAAAATACTGGCACGAACACATTTGTCATCCGCCGCCAATGCTTGCTTCAGGCGATCGCGCGCGGAAGAGCGATTGTTTCGCGCAACATCCATTTCCGCCAGTTCACAGAAAAAATGAGCAACCATGTTGTCCAGGTTACGGCCCGACGCGCGCGCCAGCTTGCGCACCACGGAAATCGACTTTTCCCATTCCTTTTCCTGCTGATAGATGTGCAATAACATCCGCAGCGCCAATTCGCTGTGGGCGCGAATCTCGGCGAGCTCCAGAAACAGGTTTTCGGCTCTGTCGAAGAGACCGGCCTTGAAATAATCCTGGCCCAGTTCCAGTAACGCCTGACTGCGTTGCTCCTTGTCGAGCGTGGGCCGGGCTATCAGGTTCTGGTGAATGCGAATGGCGCGCTCAACTTCACCGCGGCGACGAAAAAGATTTCCCAGCGCGAGATGGGTCTCCACGGTATCCGAATTGACTTCCAGTACTCGAATAAACACCTCAATGGCCTTGTCGGGCTGCTCGTTCAGCAGGAAATTGAGGCCCTTGAAATAGGCGGAAGGGAGATCGAGAGTACTCTGGACGCGCCGTCTCTGTTCAAGCCGCGCCACATACCAGCCGGATGCCGCCGCCAGCGGTAACAACAGCCACAACAAATCGTTGGCATCAAATGACATCTTTGATGGGGAGTGCGCGCAGATTGATGACTTCCTGCTCTATGTGGCGGATTTCCTTGCGTGCCTGCACCAGCTGACGCTGCATCCGCACCACCATCCGCAGACTGGCGATATAGCCGGCCACCACGCCAATGGCAAAACTGGTCAGCAGCGCCAGTGACAACGGCCCGCTCCAGTTGAGACCGAAGTAATAATTCAGCTCGACCAGCTGTTTGTTTTGAATGGCAAACGCGATGCCGATGAGCAGAATGAGAATCGCCAGAATCGTGTAAATGATCCGCTTCATGATGCCTCCTTGAACCGGCCGCACCACTGTGCCGCCGTCTAGTGGTCAGTGTGTCTTATTTTTGGTCACAAAAAAACGGCATGGGTGACACACATGCCGTTTTGCGATCCGCACCCGGGAAAGTCGCGTCACTCTGTGCCGTTATTGACGCGCTCCCGTAATTCCTTGCCAGGCTTGAAATGGGGAACAAACTTGTCCGGCACCTGTACCGCCGCCCCGGTCTTGGGGTTGCGGCCCGTCCGCGGCGGCCGGTAGTGCAGGGAAAAGCTGCCAAAACCCCGCACCTCGATACGGTCTCCCGAGGACAGCGCGGCTGACATCTGTTCCAGCAATTCCTTGACCGCCAGCTCCACGTCCCGGTAATCCAGTTGTGGTTGCTTGGCCGCGAGCAAACTGATTAGTTCTGATTTTGTCATACTCACTCTACCTATAGAAAATAAGTAGAAAGATATCAAGGACTTTTGGCAGAGAAAGCACAGATTTCCCCCGCCCTGGTCCTAGCCACAAACCGCACGATAACCCTAATTTATCCATTCTGGCGCGTGAAATTCGGCATTTCCGTGCCAGCCGCTCAAGGTACGCGCCTTATGCGTCCGAACTGTCTTGTCCGTCCAGTTTCTCCTTGAGCTTATCGCCCAGGGAAGAGGTAGCCGAGCCACCCTTGCGCGCATACTCCTGTACCGCATCGTTCTCCTCCTCCATGTCCTTGGCCCGGACAGAAAGTGAGATCTTGCGGTTCTTGCGGTCGATGGTGGTGATCTTGGCCTCCACGCTGTCGCCGTCCTTGAGTACGGAACGGGCGTCTTCCACGCGCTCGCGCGCGATATCGGCGGCACGCAAATAGCCTTCGACCTCATCCGCGAGCTTGATAACGGCACCCTTGGTTTCCACGCTTGTCACGGTGCCCTTGACGACGGTGCCTTTGCCGTGGACCGTCACATAGTTCGTAAACGGGTCGCCATCCAGCTGCTTCACACCGAGCGAGATGCGCTCACGCTCGGGGTCCACGGCCAGAATAACGGCCTCGATTTCATCGCCCTTCTTGTAGTTGTGCACGGCCTCTTCACCCGGCAACGCCCAAGACAGGTCGGACAGATGAATCAGGCCGTCGATACCACCTTCGAGACCGACAAAAATACCGAAGTCGGTGATGGATTTGATCTTGCCGCTGACCTTGTCATTCTTGTTGTGGTTGGTGGCAAACTCTTCCCAAGGATTCGGCTGGCACTGCTTCATGCCGAGCGAGATACGGCGGCGCTCGGTGTCGATGTCGAGGATCATTACCTCAACCTCATCGCCCAGCTGCACCACTTTGGTCGGATGGACGTTCTTGTTGGTCCAGTCCATTTCAGATACGTGCACCAGACCTTCCACGCCCGGCTCGATTTCCACGAACGCGCCATAGTCGGTGATGTTGGTGACCTTGCCGAACAGGCGCGTGCCTTCCGGATAGCGGCGCTGAATATCGACCCACGGATCGTCGCCGAGCTGTTTCAGGCCCAGCGAAACGCGGTTGCGCTCGCGGTCGTAGCGCAGCACCTTGGCTTCGATTTCGTCGCCGATCTTCAGTACTTCACTCGGATGCTTCACGCGCTTCCACGCGAGATCGGTGATGTGCAGCAGTCCGTCGATGCCGCCCAAATCGATGAACGCGCCGTAATCGGTGAGGTTCTTGACCACGCCCTTGACGGTTTGACCTTCTTCCAGGCCCGAGAGCAGTGCTTCGCGCTCGGCGGAAATTTCTTTCTCGACCACGGCACGACGCGAAACCACGACATTGTTGCGCTTGCGGTCGATCTTGATAACTTTGAATTCGAGTTCCTTGCCTTCGAGATAGCTGGGGTCGCGCACGGGGCGGACATCGACAAGGGAACTGGGGAGGAATGCGCGGATGGTATTCATGGCGACGGTGAAACCGCCTTTCACCTTGCCGGTCATGACGCCGGTGACGATGGATTGCACCTCGAATGCCTTCTCAAGATCCTCCCACGCCTTGGCGCGGCAGGCCTTCTCGCGCGACAAGCGGGTCTCGCCGGACCCGTCTTCGAGCATTTCAATCACGACTTCCACGGTGTCGCCGACCTTGACGGTCACTTCACCGCGGGCATCCTGGAACTCAGCCACGGGGATCACGGCTTCGGACTTGAGGCCGGCGTAGACGACAACGATGTTTTCATCCACGTGCACGACTTCGCCGGTGATCAGCGAGCCGGATTGCAGGCGAACTTTACTCAGGCTCTCTTCAAATAGTTGCGCAAAACTTTCAGTCATATAAGGTTAGTTTGGTTCCGGTCGGCGGCCGCGCATTAGAGCAGCTTCACCAACTTCGTCACTCGGGTAGATTGATAAATGGAGATCCCAGCACCCTTCCGTTCCCTGGAAAGGCAGATTTACCCCGGCCGCCGCTGTAGCAGCAGGCCGTAAACACGCTCAACCACCCCGGAAATGTCGAGCTGAGAGGTATCCAGAATGCACGCATCTTGCGCCGGCTTGAGCGGTGAAACCGCCCGCCCGGCGTCGCGCGCATCGCGCTCACGGATCTCGTCCAAAAGCCGCGGGAGGTTAACATCGAATCCCTTGTCTATCAACTGTTTATACCTCCTCTCGGCACGCACTTCAGGGCTGGCAGAAAGATATACCTTAAGTATCGCGTCCGGGAACACAGTCGACCCCATGTCCCGGCCGTCCGCGACCAGGCCGGGCAAGCGGCGAAACGAGTGCTGTTTCTGCAACAGGGCGCTGCGTACTTCGGGGATGGCCGCCACGATCGACGCCAGCTTGCCGCTCTCTTCCGTCCGCAGCTGGTCACCGATATCCCCGCCATGCAGCAACACGGCCGCGGCACCGCCGTCGGTCCGGGGCACAAACCGGATATCCATGGATGTCGCCAGACGTGCCAGTGCCGGTCGGTCTTCGAGACTGACACGCTCCCGCGTAGCCACTACCCCCACGACCCGGTAGAGGGCTCCGCTGTCGAGAAAGTGCCAGCCGAGCCGCTGCGCCAGGATTTGTCCTACCGTACCCTTGCCGGAACCTCCAGGACCATCAATGGCCAGCACTGGTGCCTTGGCCGCCACGATCATCGCCCACCCTGCACTTCTATCGACAGTCCCGCGCGCTTCGCCAGCGGCGCAAAACCCGGAAACGAGGTATCCACGTTCTTGCAGTCACGCACCGTGACCGGACCAGCGGACACGAGACCCGCCATGGCAAAAGACATGGCAATACGGTGATCACCGTGGCTGTCGATCTCACTGCCCTGCAGCCGCCCACCTTTAATGAGGATGCCATCCGGGGTTTCGCGGGCGTCGATGCCGAGGTGTTTCAGGCCCTGTGCCATCACCGCAATGCGATCCGATTCTTTTACCCGTAATTCATGCGCACCCGTCAGAACGGTTTCTCCCTCGGCACAGGCAGCAGCAATAAAGATCGCCGGGAATTCGTCGATGGCCAGCGGCACCTGATCTCCCGGAATTCTAATGCCGTGCAACTTGGCAGCGCGCACGCGGATGTCCGCGACCGGCTCGCCGCCCACTTCGCGTGGGTTCAACAATTCGATATTGGCACCCATGAGCTTCAGAATATTGATCACGCCGATGCGCGTGGGATTAATGCCGACATGCTCCAGCACCAGGTCGGAACCGGGCGCAATGCTGGCGCCGACAAGAAAGAAAGTGGCAGAAGAAATATCCGCCGGGACATCGATGTGGCAGGCCTTGAGTTTACCATCGCCACGCAGACTGATGCGCGCGCCTTTTGTCTGCACGTCATATCCGAAACCGCGCAGCATGCGCTCGGTGTGATCGCGCGTGGGCGCGGGCTCGGTAATCACCGTTTCACCTTGTGCGTACAACCCTGCAAGCAACAGCGAGGATTTCACCTGCGCGCTGGCCACCGGCATGTGGTACTCAATCCCGCGCAGCTTCTGACCACCTTTGATTCTCAGCGGTGGCCGGTCGCCTTCCGCCGCCTGGATGACAGCACCCATGCGGCAGAGCGGATCGGCCACACGCTTCATCGGTCGTTTGCTCAGAGATTCATCGCCGATAAGTTCCGAGTCAAAATTCTGGCCTGCCAGAATGCCAGCCATCAATCGCATGGCCGTACCGGAATTGCCCATGTCGAGCGCACTTTGGGGAGTCTTTAAACCATGCAAGCCCGCGCCGTGTATAACCAGACTTCCCTGTTCAGGGCCTTCGGCACGCACGCCCATGACGCGGAAGGCGGCCAACGTGGACAACACGTCCTCGCCATCCAACAGGCCGGTGACGCGTGTTTCGCCCTCTGCCAGTGAACCCAGCATGACCGCGCGATGCGAAATGGATTTGTCGCCCGGCACGCGGACGCGGCCGATCAACTTGCCACCAGGCTGGGTCACATAATCAATCATAATTGGAAGAAATTTGTATGAACATTTGACGCAAAGACGCGAAGGCGTAAAGAAAAACAAACCAAAATTCTAAATATTTTTTCTGATTTACTTTGCGTCTTTGTGCCTTTGCGTCAAAACTTCTTATTTAACCCATCGCGCGCATGCTTGGCGCGCGTGAACGTATTAACCAGCCACTTGCCATCACCCTTCTCGATGGCTTTCACCAGTGCGCCGAGATCGGTGTGATACTGGCGCAATGCGTGCAACAAGGCGTCCCGATTGGCAAGACAGATGTCACGCCACATCACCGGGTCGCTCGCCGCGACACGCGTGGCGTCGCTGAAGCTGCCGGCGGAGTTTTCCATGATGGCGCGGTAATCGTCGTGCCGCACCACCATGTCGACCAGGCAGTAGGCCAGCATGTGCGGCAAATGACTGCTCACCGCCAGGATGCGGTCATGGTCCGTCGCCGTAAGCGAAACCACCTCGGCACCGGCCGCCTCCCACATGGCGCGCACATGCATAAGTGCATCGGTATCCGTATCGGCTTCAGGCGTCAGAATCACGCGCCGACGCTGGAACAAGTCCGGTAGCGATGCCGCGACACCCGATTGTTCCGTGCCCGCCAGCGGATGTCCCGGAACGAAATGGGTGAAACGTGAACCCAGCGCCGCGCGTGCCGCCGTAATGACGCTGCCTTTGACGCTGCCAACATCGGTCACCACGGAATCGTCCGGCAACACCGGGCCGAGCGTGTTCAAAATATCCGCCATGTTCCCCACCGGAACAGCCAGCACAATCATGTCGGCGCCGCGCACCGCATCCGGCAATGAGACTTCCGCGCGGTCTATCACGCCGAGTTCCACTGCCTGCTGCAGATTGCCGATGCTGCGACCGTAGCCGATGATCTCGCGCGCCTGGCCGGCGTCGCGCAACGCGCGCGCCAGCGAGCCGCCGATGAGACCGATGCCTATTATGCATAGCTTGTTAATCATTTCTGGGTGCTGATTGCTTTTTTCAGGGCATTGATAAATCTTTCATTTTCTTCGGGCAGACCGACGGTGATGCGCAAATGATTGGGCATGCCGTATTCGGCTACCGACCGGACGATCACGCCCTGACGCATCAGGGCCTCGTTCACCGCTTTCGCAGGATTCTTTAAATCCACGCAGATAAAATTTCCGGCGGAAGGAATATGCGCCAGTCCCATCTCCGTGAAGGCCGTGATCAGCAGGCGCATCCCATCGCGGTTGTTCTGCACGGCGCGTTCAACGTGCGTCCCATCCTCCAGCGCCGCCACGGCAGCGGCCAACGCCACGCTGTTCACGTTGAACGGCGGACGCACACGATTCAGAACTTCGGCCACCGCCGGGCTGGATATGCCATAGCCCACGCGCAATCCGGCCAGTCCGTGAGCCTTGGAAAAGGTGCGCGTGGTGACAAGATTCGGGTATTTCGCGGCCCAGGTGATGGTGTCGGGATATTCCCGTTCCCCGGCGTACTCGAAATAGGCCGCATCCACCGCCACCAGCACATGCGCCGGAAGCGCTCTGATGAAATCCTCCAGCTCGTCGGACTTGAGCCAGGTGCCTGTAGGGTTGTTCGGGTTGGCGATGAAAATCAGGCGCGTGCGCGAATTAACTGCCTGGCGCATGGCCGCGAGGTCATGGCCCCAGTTTTTTGCCGGGGTAATCACGGCTTTGGCGCCGACCGCGCGCGTCACGATGGGGTAAAGCGCGAAGGCGTGCTCGGAAAAGACGACTTCGTTTTCCGGCAGCACAAAGGCGTGCGCCAGAAATTCCAGAATGTCACTCGAGCCGTTGCCAAGCGTAATGCCGTCCGGCCTGACGCCATGTTTTTTCGCCAAGGCTTTTTTCAACGCAAAACCGCTGCCATCCGGGTAGCGGTGGATACCCGTCAGGGCATCGCGTGCCGCCGCCAGCGCGCGCGGATTCGGTCCGAGAGGATTTTCGTTGCTCGCGAGCTTGATCGCGCCGGTGACGCCGTACTCGCGCTCCAGTTCCTCGATCGGCTTGCCCGGCTTGTACGGTTCAAGCTCCCTCACGCCGGGCGTGGCGAGATCAAGGATTCGATTATTCATAAAGAAAATTCACCGCAAAGGCGCAAAGAACGCAAAGAAGAATTGAATATTAAAAACAAATATTCATTCTCGCTTTTACTTAACATTTATTTTGTTTTCCTTTGCGATCTTTGCGTCTTTGCGGTAAAAGTTCTTACAGCACGGCCTTGGGATAGGAACCGAGCCGTTTCAGGAACGCTGCTTCTTTTTCCAG
The sequence above is drawn from the Sulfuricaulis sp. genome and encodes:
- the hisC gene encoding histidinol-phosphate transaminase produces the protein MNNRILDLATPGVRELEPYKPGKPIEELEREYGVTGAIKLASNENPLGPNPRALAAARDALTGIHRYPDGSGFALKKALAKKHGVRPDGITLGNGSSDILEFLAHAFVLPENEVVFSEHAFALYPIVTRAVGAKAVITPAKNWGHDLAAMRQAVNSRTRLIFIANPNNPTGTWLKSDELEDFIRALPAHVLVAVDAAYFEYAGEREYPDTITWAAKYPNLVTTRTFSKAHGLAGLRVGYGISSPAVAEVLNRVRPPFNVNSVALAAAVAALEDGTHVERAVQNNRDGMRLLITAFTEMGLAHIPSAGNFICVDLKNPAKAVNEALMRQGVIVRSVAEYGMPNHLRITVGLPEENERFINALKKAISTQK
- the aroA gene encoding 3-phosphoshikimate 1-carboxyvinyltransferase, which encodes MIDYVTQPGGKLIGRVRVPGDKSISHRAVMLGSLAEGETRVTGLLDGEDVLSTLAAFRVMGVRAEGPEQGSLVIHGAGLHGLKTPQSALDMGNSGTAMRLMAGILAGQNFDSELIGDESLSKRPMKRVADPLCRMGAVIQAAEGDRPPLRIKGGQKLRGIEYHMPVASAQVKSSLLLAGLYAQGETVITEPAPTRDHTERMLRGFGYDVQTKGARISLRGDGKLKACHIDVPADISSATFFLVGASIAPGSDLVLEHVGINPTRIGVINILKLMGANIELLNPREVGGEPVADIRVRAAKLHGIRIPGDQVPLAIDEFPAIFIAAACAEGETVLTGAHELRVKESDRIAVMAQGLKHLGIDARETPDGILIKGGRLQGSEIDSHGDHRIAMSFAMAGLVSAGPVTVRDCKNVDTSFPGFAPLAKRAGLSIEVQGGR
- the lapB gene encoding lipopolysaccharide assembly protein LapB, which gives rise to MSFDANDLLWLLLPLAAASGWYVARLEQRRRVQSTLDLPSAYFKGLNFLLNEQPDKAIEVFIRVLEVNSDTVETHLALGNLFRRRGEVERAIRIHQNLIARPTLDKEQRSQALLELGQDYFKAGLFDRAENLFLELAEIRAHSELALRMLLHIYQQEKEWEKSISVVRKLARASGRNLDNMVAHFFCELAEMDVARNNRSSARDRLKQALAADDKCVRASILLGDVDVLEGNHPRAIEQWQQIEKQDIHYLGEVAERIAEAFRQLGDEQGLYDYFNVALRRHGGVSLALTFADVISSREGVEAAEKFIIEWLRRTPNVHGLHKLLELNLIKAKDSARNDLLMLKGIIEELRTQHLGYACGECGFKGKALHWMCPGCNHWNTIKPVQEE
- the cmk gene encoding (d)CMP kinase; protein product: MIVAAKAPVLAIDGPGGSGKGTVGQILAQRLGWHFLDSGALYRVVGVVATRERVSLEDRPALARLATSMDIRFVPRTDGGAAAVLLHGGDIGDQLRTEESGKLASIVAAIPEVRSALLQKQHSFRRLPGLVADGRDMGSTVFPDAILKVYLSASPEVRAERRYKQLIDKGFDVNLPRLLDEIRERDARDAGRAVSPLKPAQDACILDTSQLDISGVVERVYGLLLQRRPG
- the rpsA gene encoding 30S ribosomal protein S1, with translation MTESFAQLFEESLSKVRLQSGSLITGEVVHVDENIVVVYAGLKSEAVIPVAEFQDARGEVTVKVGDTVEVVIEMLEDGSGETRLSREKACRAKAWEDLEKAFEVQSIVTGVMTGKVKGGFTVAMNTIRAFLPSSLVDVRPVRDPSYLEGKELEFKVIKIDRKRNNVVVSRRAVVEKEISAEREALLSGLEEGQTVKGVVKNLTDYGAFIDLGGIDGLLHITDLAWKRVKHPSEVLKIGDEIEAKVLRYDRERNRVSLGLKQLGDDPWVDIQRRYPEGTRLFGKVTNITDYGAFVEIEPGVEGLVHVSEMDWTNKNVHPTKVVQLGDEVEVMILDIDTERRRISLGMKQCQPNPWEEFATNHNKNDKVSGKIKSITDFGIFVGLEGGIDGLIHLSDLSWALPGEEAVHNYKKGDEIEAVILAVDPERERISLGVKQLDGDPFTNYVTVHGKGTVVKGTVTSVETKGAVIKLADEVEGYLRAADIARERVEDARSVLKDGDSVEAKITTIDRKNRKISLSVRAKDMEEENDAVQEYARKGGSATSSLGDKLKEKLDGQDSSDA
- the rfaE1 gene encoding D-glycero-beta-D-manno-heptose-7-phosphate kinase → MLPPLLEKIARAKVLVVGDAMLDRYWYGDVERISPEAPVPVVAVKEAKELPGGAANVARNVRKLGAACTLFSISGDDREADSLEQLLDKDDIHCRLERDKLVNTTVKLRVVSKHLHQQMLRIDFDSPVSKDARVKLLDNYLKHLPEYDAVIVSDYGKGGLSNIQEMIQAARAVSRPVVIDPKGDDYSGYRGANLITPNRKEFEQVAGRFRDDADLERRAVKLIQDLDLGGILVTRGEKGMSLVQKGGRALHIPARAQEVFDVTGAGDTVIAAIGCAWAVGSGLEDALQLANIAAGIVVGKLGAATASPAEILHELSLQEG
- a CDS encoding integration host factor subunit beta, producing the protein MTKSELISLLAAKQPQLDYRDVELAVKELLEQMSAALSSGDRIEVRGFGSFSLHYRPPRTGRNPKTGAAVQVPDKFVPHFKPGKELRERVNNGTE
- a CDS encoding prephenate dehydrogenase/arogenate dehydrogenase family protein gives rise to the protein MINKLCIIGIGLIGGSLARALRDAGQAREIIGYGRSIGNLQQAVELGVIDRAEVSLPDAVRGADMIVLAVPVGNMADILNTLGPVLPDDSVVTDVGSVKGSVITAARAALGSRFTHFVPGHPLAGTEQSGVAASLPDLFQRRRVILTPEADTDTDALMHVRAMWEAAGAEVVSLTATDHDRILAVSSHLPHMLAYCLVDMVVRHDDYRAIMENSAGSFSDATRVAASDPVMWRDICLANRDALLHALRQYHTDLGALVKAIEKGDGKWLVNTFTRAKHARDGLNKKF
- a CDS encoding lipopolysaccharide assembly LapA domain-containing protein; translated protein: MKRIIYTILAILILLIGIAFAIQNKQLVELNYYFGLNWSGPLSLALLTSFAIGVVAGYIASLRMVVRMQRQLVQARKEIRHIEQEVINLRALPIKDVI
- the pyrF gene encoding orotidine-5'-phosphate decarboxylase encodes the protein MADPRVIVALDFTDADTAKAFVKRVTPSRCRLKVGMELFTAAGPGLVEHLAARNFDVFLDLKYHDIPTTVAHACSQAAELGVWMLNVHVLGGKRMLVAAREAIERSKHRPLLVGVTLLTSHNDDELPEIGLARGTERQVERLAGIAQDAGLNGVVCSPLEAALLRRRFGKEFVLVTPGIRQAGDAMDDQRRTRTPVDAVTEGADYLVIGRPVTRAPDPAAVLDAINREILIR